In Chryseobacterium gleum, a single genomic region encodes these proteins:
- a CDS encoding alpha-L-arabinofuranosidase C-terminal domain-containing protein: MTTKNKIFSIAISLSAAFFSAQSNTIRTYNLDLKETSAPIKIQPTMYGIFFEDINFAADGGLYAELIKNRSFEFDEPFTGWKQPNTKTLSPNLDSGFLTIYSDPAKTNKNYARITVLNDKNYILENEGFRGIGLHQGEYYDFSFDLENVSGNIAAVNASLVDENGKEISSVSTLIKGKGWQEYTAVFKAIQTVEKAKLRITFTGNGIVNMDMISLFPQDTWKGRKGGLRKDLVQKLYDLQPGFLRFPGGCIVEGRTLAERYQWKKTIGNIADREYLINKWSTGFPHRLTPDYGQSFGLGFYEYFQLSEDLGAEPVPILSCGMACQFNTAELVKMEDLDPYVQDALDLIEFANGDSGTKWGRIRTEMGHPKPFNLKFIGVGNEQWGADYIERYKVFEKAIHAKYPDIKIISGSGPSPDGEFFEYGWKELKQLNAQIVDEHYYNSPEWFMKNAGRYDQYDRSGPKVFAGEYAAQSVGVVKPDNKNNWLTALSEAAFMTGLERNADVVYMTSYAPLFAHADGWQWTPDLIWFNNLKSYATPNYYVQKLFSNNKGTDVLKIENNGKTVSGQENLYATAVKDAKTHEIIIKMVNTDTQAKTVNIKPGTLKTGKKVTKILLSAPQLSSENNFDAEPIKPKEEISEAKNGEISTEIPANSLVVLKVKTI; the protein is encoded by the coding sequence ATGACAACCAAAAATAAAATATTTTCCATCGCGATTTCCCTCAGTGCTGCTTTTTTTTCGGCTCAGAGTAATACGATCCGTACCTATAATCTGGATCTGAAAGAAACCTCTGCACCTATTAAAATACAACCCACCATGTACGGGATTTTCTTTGAAGACATCAATTTTGCAGCTGATGGCGGATTGTATGCGGAACTGATTAAAAACCGCAGCTTTGAATTTGACGAACCATTTACAGGCTGGAAACAGCCCAACACAAAGACACTTTCTCCTAACCTTGATTCTGGATTTCTGACCATTTATTCCGACCCTGCCAAAACCAATAAAAATTACGCACGAATTACCGTTCTGAATGATAAAAATTATATTCTGGAGAATGAAGGATTCAGAGGAATAGGCCTTCATCAGGGAGAATATTATGATTTCAGTTTTGATCTGGAGAATGTTTCAGGAAATATTGCTGCAGTAAATGCAAGTCTTGTTGATGAAAACGGTAAGGAAATTTCTTCAGTTTCCACGCTCATCAAAGGAAAGGGGTGGCAGGAGTATACAGCCGTTTTCAAAGCAATTCAAACCGTTGAAAAAGCAAAACTGCGGATCACATTTACAGGAAACGGTATTGTGAACATGGATATGATCTCCCTTTTCCCTCAGGATACCTGGAAAGGGAGAAAAGGAGGTTTACGAAAAGATCTTGTTCAGAAACTATATGATTTGCAACCCGGGTTTTTGAGATTTCCTGGAGGCTGTATCGTAGAAGGAAGAACGTTGGCAGAACGCTATCAGTGGAAAAAAACAATAGGAAATATAGCAGACCGTGAATATCTTATCAATAAATGGAGTACAGGATTTCCACATCGTCTTACACCGGATTACGGACAGTCTTTCGGGCTGGGATTTTATGAATATTTCCAGCTTTCCGAAGATCTGGGTGCAGAACCTGTTCCTATTCTGAGCTGCGGAATGGCATGCCAGTTCAATACCGCAGAACTGGTGAAAATGGAAGACCTTGATCCCTACGTTCAGGATGCCCTGGACCTTATTGAATTTGCTAACGGAGATTCCGGAACAAAATGGGGAAGAATCCGAACTGAAATGGGACATCCGAAACCTTTTAATCTGAAATTTATCGGAGTAGGAAATGAGCAGTGGGGAGCAGATTACATCGAACGCTATAAAGTATTTGAAAAAGCCATTCATGCAAAATATCCTGACATTAAGATCATTTCCGGAAGCGGACCATCACCTGACGGCGAATTCTTCGAATATGGCTGGAAAGAGTTGAAACAGCTTAATGCACAGATTGTTGATGAACACTATTACAACTCTCCCGAATGGTTTATGAAAAATGCAGGCAGATACGATCAGTATGACCGCTCCGGGCCAAAAGTTTTTGCCGGGGAATATGCAGCCCAATCTGTAGGTGTGGTAAAGCCTGATAATAAGAATAACTGGTTAACAGCCCTTTCAGAAGCAGCTTTCATGACCGGTCTTGAAAGAAATGCAGATGTGGTTTATATGACTTCCTACGCACCGCTTTTTGCCCATGCTGATGGCTGGCAGTGGACGCCCGATCTCATCTGGTTCAATAATCTGAAATCCTACGCGACCCCGAATTATTATGTTCAGAAATTATTTTCCAATAATAAAGGAACGGATGTACTGAAAATAGAAAATAACGGGAAAACTGTATCCGGACAGGAGAACTTATATGCTACAGCAGTAAAAGATGCAAAAACTCATGAGATTATTATAAAAATGGTCAATACTGATACTCAGGCTAAAACAGTAAATATCAAACCAGGAACTCTGAAAACCGGTAAAAAAGTAACCAAAATTCTTCTGTCTGCCCCGCAGCTTTCCAGTGAAAATAATTTCGATGCTGAACCCATAAAACCTAAAGAAGAGATTTCTGAAGCCAAAAATGGGGAAATTTCAACAGAAATTCCGGCCAATTCTTTGGTTGTTTTAAAGGTAAAAACAATTTAA
- a CDS encoding beta-glucosidase, translated as MKRIVLILCATLAAPLFFAQKHYKYPFRNPDLPVNERIENLLTLLTTEEKIGMMMDNSQAVPRLEIPAYGWWNEALHGVARAGIATVFPQAIGMAATWDVPEHFKTFEMISDEARAKYNRSFDEALKTGRYEGLTFWTPNINIFRDPRWGRGQETYGEDPYLTSVLGVAAVKGLQGNDPKFFKTHACAKHFAVHSGPEWNRHSYNAEISKRDLYETYLPAFKALVQEGNVREVMCAYNAFDGQPCCANNTLLTEILRGKWKYDGMVVSDCWALADFFQKKYHGTHPDEKTTAADALKHSTDLECGDTYNNLNKSLASGLITEKDIDESMRRILKGWFELGMLDPKSSVHWNTIPYSVVDSEEHKKQALKMAQKSIVLMKNEKNILPLNRNIKKIAVVGPNADDGLMQLGNYNGTPSSIVTILDGIKTKFPNAEIIYEKGSEVTDPSSRTSLYQNFISQKNGSKGMKVTFFNNNEFKGQPANTSVNSTAISYNSFGGTQLAPNVGRENTSAIISGIFKSTYTGEVVFSASTSDIYTLFVDGKEIATRKGPDARHPSEFPVKMEKGKEYQIELRHTQKGKYVSITFEVYRKDPVNFASVREKVKNADVIVFAGGLSPSLEGEEMMVNAEGFKGGDKTSIALPKVQRDLLAELRKTGKPVVFVLCTGSALGLEQDEKNYDALLNAWYGGQSGGTAVADVLAGDYNPSGKLPITFYKNLEQLDNALSKTSKHEGFENYDMQGRTYRYMTEKPLYPFGHGLSYSKFVYGDSKLSKNSISVNENVTITIPVTNISEREGEEVVQVYIKRNNDAQAPVKTLRAFERTPIKSKETKNIQLILSKDSFAFYDEKADDLVSKPGDYTIFYGGTSDDAGLKNVLLKVK; from the coding sequence ATGAAAAGAATTGTATTAATCCTATGTGCAACACTGGCAGCACCGTTATTTTTTGCTCAGAAACATTATAAATACCCATTCAGAAACCCGGATCTTCCGGTTAATGAAAGAATAGAGAACCTTCTTACTTTGCTGACTACAGAAGAAAAGATTGGAATGATGATGGATAATTCCCAGGCAGTTCCCCGTCTGGAAATTCCTGCCTACGGATGGTGGAATGAGGCACTTCACGGGGTGGCGAGAGCAGGAATAGCCACTGTTTTTCCTCAGGCAATCGGGATGGCTGCCACATGGGATGTTCCGGAGCATTTTAAAACCTTTGAAATGATTTCTGATGAAGCACGGGCAAAATACAACAGATCTTTTGATGAGGCTCTAAAAACAGGACGGTACGAAGGACTGACCTTCTGGACACCCAATATCAATATTTTTCGTGACCCAAGATGGGGAAGAGGCCAGGAAACCTATGGTGAAGACCCTTATCTTACCTCCGTTCTGGGCGTTGCAGCAGTAAAAGGTCTGCAGGGAAACGATCCGAAATTTTTTAAAACCCACGCCTGTGCCAAACATTTTGCAGTACACAGCGGACCGGAATGGAACCGTCACTCTTATAACGCAGAAATATCAAAAAGAGATCTGTATGAGACGTACCTTCCCGCTTTCAAAGCATTGGTTCAGGAAGGAAATGTAAGAGAAGTGATGTGCGCTTACAATGCTTTTGACGGGCAGCCATGTTGTGCAAACAATACTTTACTTACTGAAATTCTCCGTGGAAAATGGAAGTATGACGGAATGGTGGTCTCAGACTGCTGGGCACTGGCTGATTTCTTTCAGAAAAAATACCACGGCACCCATCCTGACGAAAAAACAACCGCAGCAGATGCCCTGAAACATTCTACGGATCTGGAATGCGGAGATACCTATAACAACCTGAATAAATCTCTGGCAAGCGGACTGATTACCGAAAAAGATATTGATGAGTCGATGCGCAGAATCCTGAAAGGCTGGTTTGAGCTGGGAATGCTTGATCCGAAATCTTCCGTTCATTGGAATACCATTCCGTATTCTGTAGTCGATTCTGAAGAACATAAAAAGCAGGCACTGAAAATGGCACAAAAATCAATTGTGCTGATGAAAAACGAAAAGAATATTCTACCTCTCAATAGAAACATTAAAAAAATTGCCGTTGTAGGACCAAATGCCGATGACGGATTGATGCAGTTAGGAAATTATAACGGAACGCCTTCTTCCATTGTAACGATTTTAGACGGAATCAAAACCAAATTTCCAAATGCTGAAATTATTTACGAAAAAGGAAGCGAAGTAACAGATCCTTCGTCCAGAACGTCACTCTATCAGAATTTCATCAGTCAGAAAAACGGCTCGAAAGGAATGAAAGTAACGTTTTTTAATAACAATGAATTCAAAGGCCAGCCGGCAAATACTTCCGTAAATTCCACTGCCATCAGCTACAACAGCTTTGGAGGAACCCAGCTTGCACCCAATGTAGGAAGAGAAAATACCTCAGCCATCATTTCAGGAATTTTCAAAAGTACCTACACAGGAGAGGTCGTGTTTTCTGCTTCCACTTCCGATATCTATACTCTTTTCGTGGACGGAAAAGAAATCGCAACAAGAAAAGGACCTGATGCAAGACATCCTTCAGAGTTTCCTGTAAAAATGGAAAAAGGAAAAGAATACCAGATAGAACTGCGTCATACACAAAAAGGAAAATATGTAAGCATCACCTTTGAAGTCTACAGAAAAGACCCTGTTAATTTTGCTTCTGTAAGGGAAAAGGTGAAAAATGCAGACGTCATTGTCTTTGCAGGCGGGCTTTCCCCAAGTCTGGAAGGTGAAGAGATGATGGTGAATGCAGAAGGCTTCAAAGGCGGTGACAAAACTTCGATTGCCCTTCCTAAAGTCCAGAGGGACCTGTTGGCGGAGCTTAGAAAAACCGGCAAACCTGTTGTTTTTGTTCTTTGTACCGGAAGTGCTCTGGGATTGGAACAGGATGAAAAAAATTATGATGCCCTGTTAAACGCCTGGTATGGCGGACAATCAGGAGGAACTGCTGTGGCAGATGTTTTGGCAGGGGATTATAACCCTTCCGGAAAATTACCCATTACCTTTTACAAAAACCTTGAACAGCTGGACAACGCCCTTTCAAAAACAAGCAAGCACGAAGGATTTGAAAATTATGATATGCAGGGAAGAACCTACCGTTATATGACGGAAAAGCCACTTTATCCATTCGGGCACGGTCTGAGCTATTCAAAATTTGTTTATGGAGATTCAAAACTGAGCAAGAATAGTATAAGTGTTAATGAAAATGTGACGATCACAATTCCGGTAACCAATATTTCAGAAAGGGAGGGTGAAGAAGTCGTTCAGGTCTATATCAAAAGAAATAATGATGCCCAGGCACCGGTAAAAACGTTAAGAGCTTTTGAAAGAACTCCGATTAAATCCAAAGAAACAAAAAATATTCAGCTGATCCTCTCCAAAGACTCATTTGCCTTCTATGATGAAAAAGCAGATGATCTGGTTTCAAAACCCGGCGACTATACCATTTTTTATGGCGGAACTTCTGATGATGCAGGATTGAAAAATGTTTTGTTAAAAGTAAAATAA
- a CDS encoding T9SS type A sorting domain-containing protein: protein MKKILSLVTIQSIALFCSLMLHGQLTTVKIDKNIPYQKIKGFGGFVCSPQFAYNHMSTSEIQTLWGASSEGGYNIMRLYIPENSSNWSSVLATAQLAKSMGLTIFASPWTMPAAWKTNNHVNAVYTDANGVQQIGYLKPENYQDYALYLNSFVTYLQNNGVDLDYISIQNEPDEMAQYQGCIWTPAQITTFIKNYGQLINCKVIAPESVGFTDNFASALLDPSAMANFEVYGGHQYGLMQSTYKQFQNYNKEIWQTEYLINWNSSSTQPARDFSWNTDAFTFASSVNNALLGNVNAWIHYSAKRYYGLMGDGTYGTPAGVMTKRGYILSHYAKYTTGKTRIEAKWDDKTGALQGSSYISQDGNQVVLMVINPSQNTYSLKVDLPFYTTSGTKVLTNTQSNMVSTPLSLSTATFRPTADISPSSVMTFVFNKSGDRPASLMTGGDIHYNKIETQTATSTAFGTGFNISNTTVTFSNPSPLISNNMTVANGYLQLNDRYNKLILHVNSYTTAGQSYSDNTTLYYINSQGVTKSYNYGKINFPQGGNFDITLDISRQVLTDGCKGILGLRNSNYSSVLTLNLGDVYFNVGNEIASKFGGTYSASDSYLMDALENGYYTSVDFRNAAGVTSSNNWQPMSANSNSIYYVNSNVSSSANNVISGTTCSNLVLSGQGMDFQVPFNFTANTASYSRTFNGYDVLILPFQANIPSGVTAYLMSPNANNISCTAISNGIIPANTPVIINATGNITFNGTGNVSTPKAITVNQMNGVYQSIKVPANAYVLKTENGVTGFYKVTAGSEPAIGSFKAYLTEENTYSANVLPLNFGSLSTRDISAETKKEVVKIYPNPVKADLFIDSDLSEAAAIIFDGRGSVIRSGLKINPGKNNINVGDFPAGIYFIEVTQKNNTVVKQKFIKE, encoded by the coding sequence ATGAAAAAAATTTTAAGTCTTGTAACCATTCAGTCTATAGCTCTGTTTTGCAGCCTGATGCTGCATGGACAGCTTACAACCGTAAAAATTGATAAGAATATTCCTTATCAGAAAATAAAAGGATTCGGAGGATTTGTCTGCAGCCCCCAGTTTGCGTATAACCATATGTCTACCTCAGAAATTCAGACGCTTTGGGGAGCTTCCAGTGAAGGTGGATATAATATTATGAGATTATATATTCCCGAAAACAGCAGCAACTGGAGTTCCGTACTGGCTACAGCACAGCTCGCCAAATCTATGGGGCTTACCATTTTTGCTTCGCCTTGGACCATGCCCGCAGCCTGGAAAACCAATAACCATGTCAATGCAGTGTATACTGACGCCAATGGAGTACAGCAGATCGGATATTTAAAGCCGGAAAATTACCAGGATTATGCGCTTTATCTTAACAGCTTTGTTACCTATCTCCAGAACAACGGAGTAGATCTTGATTATATCTCCATTCAAAATGAACCGGATGAAATGGCCCAGTATCAGGGATGCATCTGGACTCCTGCGCAAATTACTACCTTCATCAAGAATTACGGACAGCTTATCAATTGTAAAGTAATTGCCCCGGAAAGTGTGGGATTTACGGATAATTTCGCCAGTGCTTTACTTGATCCTTCGGCAATGGCCAATTTTGAAGTGTATGGCGGGCATCAATACGGGCTTATGCAGTCTACCTACAAACAATTCCAGAATTACAATAAAGAAATCTGGCAGACAGAATATCTGATCAACTGGAACTCTTCGTCCACCCAGCCGGCAAGAGATTTCAGCTGGAATACAGATGCATTTACCTTTGCCAGCAGTGTCAACAATGCATTATTAGGTAATGTCAATGCCTGGATTCATTACTCTGCCAAACGTTATTATGGCTTAATGGGGGACGGAACCTACGGAACTCCCGCAGGTGTAATGACCAAAAGAGGCTATATCCTTTCACATTATGCCAAGTACACAACAGGAAAAACGAGAATAGAAGCCAAATGGGATGATAAAACCGGAGCTTTACAAGGCTCTTCCTATATTTCCCAGGATGGAAATCAGGTCGTTCTTATGGTCATCAATCCTTCCCAGAATACGTATAGTTTGAAAGTTGACCTTCCTTTTTATACGACTTCAGGAACAAAAGTACTGACCAACACACAATCCAATATGGTGAGTACTCCTCTTTCTTTGAGTACAGCAACGTTCCGGCCAACGGCTGATATCAGCCCTTCCAGTGTCATGACTTTCGTTTTTAATAAAAGTGGTGACAGACCTGCTTCTCTCATGACAGGCGGTGATATTCATTATAATAAAATTGAAACACAAACGGCTACCAGTACAGCTTTTGGGACAGGATTCAATATCAGCAATACAACAGTGACGTTCTCCAATCCAAGTCCTCTTATCAGTAATAATATGACTGTGGCTAACGGATATCTTCAGCTTAATGACCGGTACAATAAACTGATTCTGCATGTAAACAGCTATACAACGGCGGGACAAAGCTATTCGGACAATACAACTTTATACTATATCAACAGCCAGGGGGTAACAAAATCGTATAATTACGGGAAGATTAATTTTCCGCAGGGAGGAAACTTCGATATTACGTTAGATATTTCAAGACAGGTGCTTACAGACGGATGCAAAGGAATTTTAGGACTGAGAAATTCTAACTACAGCTCTGTACTGACGCTTAATCTGGGAGATGTTTATTTCAATGTAGGGAATGAAATTGCTTCTAAATTCGGAGGTACCTATTCCGCAAGCGACAGCTATCTGATGGATGCCCTGGAAAACGGCTACTACACTTCTGTAGACTTCAGAAATGCAGCGGGAGTCACTTCCTCCAATAACTGGCAGCCTATGAGTGCCAACTCTAACAGCATTTATTATGTGAATTCAAACGTAAGTTCATCTGCCAATAATGTGATCTCTGGTACTACATGCTCAAATCTCGTCCTTTCCGGTCAGGGTATGGATTTTCAGGTGCCGTTTAACTTCACAGCCAATACAGCTTCTTACAGCCGTACATTTAATGGTTACGATGTGCTGATCTTGCCATTCCAGGCTAATATACCTTCCGGAGTTACTGCTTATCTGATGTCTCCGAATGCCAATAATATCAGCTGTACTGCAATTTCAAACGGGATCATTCCTGCAAATACTCCGGTAATCATCAATGCTACAGGAAATATTACTTTCAACGGTACAGGAAATGTTTCCACACCCAAAGCAATCACGGTCAATCAGATGAACGGAGTTTACCAGAGCATTAAAGTTCCGGCCAATGCCTATGTGCTGAAAACAGAAAACGGAGTAACAGGCTTCTATAAAGTAACTGCAGGAAGTGAGCCTGCAATAGGATCTTTCAAAGCATATCTTACAGAAGAAAATACTTATTCTGCCAACGTTCTTCCTTTAAACTTCGGATCGTTAAGCACCAGAGATATTTCTGCTGAAACGAAAAAAGAGGTTGTAAAAATATATCCTAATCCGGTAAAAGCTGACCTTTTCATTGATTCTGATCTGTCAGAAGCTGCCGCCATCATTTTTGACGGAAGGGGAAGTGTCATCAGATCCGGGTTGAAAATAAATCCAGGAAAAAACAATATTAACGTGGGAGATTTCCCAGCTGGTATTTATTTTATTGAGGTTACTCAAAAAAATAATACAGTCGTAAAACAAAAATTTATCAAAGAGTAA
- a CDS encoding glycosyl hydrolase 115 family protein produces the protein MNFTKNISLFLTLLFIFFVKATEPFISFAKTENSMVLKERNSGLMLFSDSDSDKGILRAVANLQSDFQKVTGVQPHLVSQNPGVNRMIIIIGEAVKSKTIDNLIRQKKLDGKALTGKREKYIIQNVSNPFPGVSEAIVIAGSDKRGTIYGIYEMSKQIGVSPWYYWADVPVEKKDNVYFKKGIHTDGEPAVEYRGIFLNDEEPSLGGWARATFGGVNSKFYEKVFELILRLKGNYIWPAMWGKAFYDDDPLSGPLANEMGIVMGTSHHEPMALAQTDWHRYIKKNNLPNIWDYAKNAEVLKKFWKSGLERSKSWEKLVTVGMRGDGDEAMGEGTNIALLEKIVKDQRKIIADVTGKKAEKTPQVWALYKEVQDYYDKGMRVPDDVILLFCDDNWGNVRKLPDLSKPLHKGGYGIYYHFDYVGGPRNSKWINISPIQRVWEQMNLSYEHKVDKLWVVNVGDLKPMEFPISFFLEMAWNPKQFNAKNLLEYIEKWAAQQFGEKHTKEIARMINLYSKYNRRVTPETLDSKTYSLENYHEFETVLNDYRALAVEALRLKEQIPAEYQDAYYQLVLYPIDACGNLYEMYYAVAKNRELARKKDPEANFYADKVKACFERNAYLDNQYNNVIANGKWKHMMDQMRIGYKSWADGKENIMPEVTYISDAEVPKEKIFQEKNGYVSIEAENFARMSNSDRIHWEVIPDFGKTKSGVTTFPQNAYPKANENIWLEYDINFESKGEFEVQLLLAPTLNFNHNKGLRYEISFDNETPQIVNFNGHYKGELGRWQSEHIIKSITKHSVQQAGKHTLRFRVLEPGIVLEKILINTGGLKPSYLGAPESEMLH, from the coding sequence ATGAATTTTACAAAAAACATTTCGTTGTTTCTTACGTTGTTGTTTATATTTTTTGTAAAAGCAACCGAACCATTTATTTCTTTTGCCAAGACAGAAAATTCGATGGTATTGAAAGAGCGCAATTCAGGTTTGATGCTTTTTTCAGACAGTGATTCGGATAAAGGAATTCTGCGTGCCGTTGCGAATCTTCAATCTGATTTTCAAAAAGTAACCGGTGTTCAGCCTCATCTGGTTTCCCAAAACCCTGGAGTGAACAGAATGATCATCATTATTGGTGAAGCAGTTAAAAGCAAGACCATTGATAATTTAATTCGTCAAAAAAAGCTAGATGGAAAAGCATTAACAGGGAAAAGAGAAAAATATATCATTCAGAATGTCAGTAATCCATTTCCGGGCGTTTCTGAAGCCATTGTGATTGCGGGAAGTGATAAAAGGGGAACGATTTACGGGATTTATGAAATGTCTAAGCAGATAGGTGTTTCACCATGGTATTATTGGGCAGATGTTCCGGTTGAGAAAAAAGATAATGTATACTTTAAAAAAGGAATACATACTGATGGTGAGCCTGCTGTAGAGTATCGCGGTATTTTCCTTAATGATGAAGAACCTTCATTGGGAGGCTGGGCAAGAGCAACTTTTGGCGGAGTTAATTCTAAATTTTACGAAAAAGTTTTTGAACTGATCCTGCGTCTTAAAGGAAACTATATATGGCCGGCAATGTGGGGGAAAGCATTCTATGATGATGACCCTTTGAGCGGCCCTTTAGCAAATGAAATGGGTATTGTCATGGGAACTTCCCACCATGAGCCTATGGCTTTGGCACAAACCGACTGGCACAGGTATATCAAAAAAAATAACCTCCCGAATATCTGGGATTATGCTAAAAATGCAGAAGTTTTAAAGAAGTTCTGGAAATCCGGACTCGAAAGAAGCAAGAGCTGGGAAAAGCTTGTTACAGTCGGAATGCGTGGTGATGGTGATGAAGCGATGGGAGAGGGAACCAATATTGCCTTGCTCGAGAAAATTGTAAAAGATCAGCGTAAAATTATTGCAGATGTTACAGGTAAAAAAGCGGAGAAAACACCTCAGGTCTGGGCATTGTATAAAGAAGTTCAGGACTATTATGATAAAGGAATGAGGGTTCCGGATGATGTGATCCTGCTGTTCTGTGATGATAACTGGGGAAATGTAAGAAAGCTTCCTGACCTTTCAAAACCTTTGCATAAAGGAGGCTATGGAATCTATTACCATTTTGATTATGTAGGCGGCCCGAGAAACTCCAAATGGATCAACATCAGTCCCATCCAGAGAGTCTGGGAACAGATGAATCTTTCTTACGAACATAAAGTAGATAAGCTTTGGGTAGTGAATGTAGGAGATTTAAAACCTATGGAGTTTCCGATCAGTTTTTTCCTGGAAATGGCCTGGAATCCGAAGCAGTTTAATGCTAAAAACCTTTTGGAATATATTGAGAAATGGGCTGCTCAGCAGTTTGGAGAAAAACACACCAAAGAAATTGCCAGGATGATTAATCTGTATTCCAAATACAACAGAAGAGTAACTCCTGAAACCCTTGACAGTAAAACGTACAGCCTTGAGAATTACCATGAATTTGAAACGGTTTTAAATGATTACAGAGCATTGGCCGTAGAAGCTTTACGTTTAAAAGAGCAGATTCCAGCAGAATATCAGGATGCGTATTATCAGTTGGTTTTATACCCGATTGATGCCTGCGGTAATTTATACGAAATGTACTACGCGGTGGCAAAAAACAGGGAACTGGCAAGGAAAAAAGATCCGGAAGCCAATTTCTACGCAGATAAAGTGAAGGCATGTTTTGAAAGAAACGCTTACTTGGACAATCAATACAATAATGTGATTGCCAATGGAAAATGGAAGCATATGATGGATCAAATGAGAATAGGATATAAAAGCTGGGCAGATGGAAAAGAAAATATAATGCCTGAAGTGACCTATATTTCTGACGCTGAGGTTCCCAAAGAAAAGATATTTCAGGAGAAAAATGGTTATGTTTCCATTGAAGCAGAAAATTTTGCAAGAATGAGTAATTCTGACCGAATCCATTGGGAAGTGATTCCTGATTTTGGAAAAACAAAGTCGGGAGTGACAACCTTTCCGCAGAATGCCTATCCCAAAGCTAATGAAAATATCTGGCTGGAATATGATATCAATTTTGAATCAAAAGGGGAGTTTGAAGTCCAATTATTATTAGCACCGACTTTAAATTTTAATCATAATAAAGGATTGCGTTACGAAATTTCTTTTGACAACGAAACTCCGCAAATTGTCAACTTCAACGGCCATTATAAAGGAGAATTGGGAAGATGGCAGTCCGAACATATCATTAAATCCATTACAAAGCATTCGGTTCAGCAGGCTGGAAAGCACACGTTACGTTTCAGAGTGTTGGAACCCGGCATTGTCCTTGAAAAGATACTGATCAACACCGGAGGATTAAAACCCTCTTACCTGGGCGCTCCCGAAAGCGAAATGCTTCACTGA
- a CDS encoding SGNH/GDSL hydrolase family protein — protein MRFKNLYIFIISGFLISCSSSRSLEKQSSKDQWLTTWATAPQLVEPKNLPPEPGLSGNTLRQIVRVSVGGKKLRLRFSNKYSMDSLAVKAVSIAVPSDSRNVDATTIRSLTFEKKNSFKIAPGSDIYSDEVNFNLKSNSLLAITISYGKVTQSVTGHPGSRTTSFIVKGVQASAAIFKNPVKTDHWYSLFNIDVKTGEPSCAVAIMGNSITDGRGSGANRQNRWPDIFSQRLLANPSTRNVSVLNFGIGGNCVVRGGLGPTALDRFDYNILNQQGVKWLIILEGVNDLGGTRDADDASKRTEELIAAYQVMIDKAHANGIKVYGATILPFGKSFYDKPFRIEAWKKVNDWIRNSGKFDAVIDFAKQMQSENPEVILNDMHDHDFLHPNESGYRRMGEFVDLNLFKN, from the coding sequence ATGCGCTTCAAAAATTTATACATCTTCATCATTTCGGGATTTTTGATTTCCTGCTCTTCCTCCCGGAGTCTGGAAAAGCAGTCATCCAAAGACCAGTGGCTCACTACCTGGGCAACGGCTCCCCAATTGGTGGAACCCAAAAATCTTCCGCCGGAACCGGGGCTTTCAGGAAATACCTTGCGTCAGATTGTGCGTGTATCTGTGGGTGGAAAAAAATTGCGGTTACGTTTTTCCAACAAATATTCCATGGATAGTCTGGCGGTAAAAGCGGTTTCCATTGCTGTGCCGTCCGATAGCCGCAATGTGGATGCAACTACCATCAGATCATTAACGTTTGAGAAGAAAAACAGTTTTAAAATTGCTCCCGGATCTGATATTTATTCTGATGAAGTGAACTTTAACCTGAAGTCTAATTCGCTGCTGGCCATTACCATTTCCTATGGAAAAGTAACCCAATCTGTCACCGGGCATCCGGGTTCAAGAACAACCTCTTTTATTGTTAAAGGTGTGCAAGCGAGTGCTGCTATATTTAAAAATCCTGTAAAAACAGATCATTGGTATTCGCTTTTTAACATCGATGTAAAGACAGGTGAACCCTCGTGTGCGGTGGCTATTATGGGAAATTCCATTACCGACGGAAGAGGATCGGGAGCCAATAGACAGAATCGCTGGCCGGATATTTTTTCGCAGCGGTTACTGGCGAATCCTTCAACCAGGAATGTAAGTGTCCTTAATTTCGGGATTGGTGGGAATTGTGTGGTGCGTGGCGGTTTGGGTCCTACAGCATTAGACCGTTTCGATTATAACATCCTCAATCAGCAGGGCGTAAAATGGCTGATCATTCTGGAAGGAGTGAATGATCTTGGAGGAACAAGAGATGCTGATGATGCTTCCAAAAGAACAGAAGAACTGATTGCCGCTTACCAGGTGATGATCGATAAGGCACATGCTAACGGAATCAAAGTGTACGGAGCAACGATTCTTCCTTTCGGAAAGTCATTCTACGACAAACCTTTCCGTATCGAGGCCTGGAAAAAAGTAAATGACTGGATAAGAAACAGCGGGAAGTTTGATGCCGTCATCGATTTTGCAAAACAAATGCAGAGTGAAAATCCGGAAGTCATCTTAAACGATATGCACGACCATGATTTTCTTCATCCCAATGAATCCGGCTACAGAAGAATGGGAGAATTTGTGGATCTGAACTTATTTAAAAATTAA